The Mastomys coucha isolate ucsf_1 unplaced genomic scaffold, UCSF_Mcou_1 pScaffold11, whole genome shotgun sequence genome includes a window with the following:
- the Rapgef3 gene encoding rap guanine nucleotide exchange factor 3 isoform X2 has translation MVLKRMHRPRCCSYQLVFEHRRPSCIQGLRWTPLTNSEGSLDFRVSLEQATTEHVHKAGKLLHHHLLATYPTLIRDRKYHLRLYRQCCSGRELVDGILALGLGVHSRSQAVGICQVLLDEGALCHVKHDWTFQDRDAQFYRFPGPEPEPAGTHDVEEELVEAMALLSQRGPDALLSVALRKPPGQRTDEELDLIFEELLHIKAVAHLSNSVKRELAAVLLFEPHSKAGTVLFSQGDKGTSWYIIWKGSVNVVTHGKGLVTTLHEGDDFGQLALVNDAPRAATIILRENNCHFLRVDKQDFNRIIKDVEAKTMRLEEHGKVVLVLERTSQGSGPSRPPTPGRNRYTVMSGTPEKILELLLEAMRPDSSAHDPTETFLSDFLLTHSVFMPSTQLFTALLHHFHVEPADPAGGSEQERSTYICNKRQQILRLVGRWVALYSPMLHSDPVATSFLQKLSDLVSRDARLSNSLREHYPERRRHHRLENGCGNVSPQTKARNAPVWLPNLEEPLPSSAGAIRVGDKVPYDICRPDHSVLTLHLPVTASVREVMAALAHEDHWTKGQALVKVNSAGDVVGLQPDARGVATSLGLNERLFVVDPQEVHELTPHPEQLGPTLGSSEMLDLVSAKDLAGQLTDHDWNLFNRIHQVELIHYVLGPQHLRDVTTANLERFMRRFNELQYWVATELCLCPVPGPRAQLLRKFIKLAAHLKEQKNLNSFFAVMFGLSNSAISRLAHTWERLPHKVRKLYSALERLLDPSWNHRVYRLALTKLSPPVIPFMPLLLKDMTFIHEGNHTLVEKNLINFEKMRMMARAVRMLHHCRSHSTAPLSPLRSRVSHIHEDSQGSRISTCSEQSLSTRSPASTWAYVQQLKVIDNQRELSRLSRELEP, from the exons GCCACCACAGAGCATGTGCACAAGGCAGGGAAGCTCTTACATCATCATCTCTTGGCCACGTACCCTACCCTCATCCGAGACAGAAAATACCATCTGCGACTCTATCG GCAGTGCTGCTCTGGCCGGGAGCTTGTAGATGGGATCTTGGCTCTAGGGCTTGGAGTTCACTCACGGAGCCAAGCCGTGGGCATCTGCCAGGTGTTGCTGGATGAGGGTGCCCTTTGCCATG TAAAACATGACTGGACCTTCCAGGACCGAGATGCCCAATTCTACAGGTTTCCTGGACCGGAGCCCGAGCCTGCAGGAACTCACGACGTGGAAGAGGAGCTTGTTGAAGCGATGGCCCTCCTGTCGCAGCGAGGGCCTGATGCCCTACTCTCTGTGGCACTCCGGAAGCC CCCAGGTCAGCGTACGGATGAAGAACTGGACCTCATCTTCGAGGAGCTATTGCATATCAAGGCGGTGGCCCACCTTTCTAACTCA GTGAAGCGGGAACTAGCTGCTGTTTTGCTCTTTGAGCCGCACAGCAAGGCAGGGACTGTGT TGTTCAGCCAGGGGGACAAGGGTACCTCGTGGTACATTATCTGGAAGGGATCTGTCAATGTGGTGACCCATGGCAAG GGGCTGGTGACCACCTTGCATGAGGGAGATGACTTTGGACAGCTGGCTCTGGTGAACGATGCACCTCGGGCAGCCACCATCATCCTTCGAGAAAATAATTGTCATTTTCTGCGTGTGGACAAGCAGGACTTCAACCGCATCATCAAG GATGTGGAAGCAAAAACCATGAGACTGGAAGAACACGGCAAAGTGGTGCTGGTTCTGGAGAGAACCTCTCAGGGTTCTGGCCCTTCCCGCCCCCCGACCCCAGGCAGGAACCG GTATACGGTGATGTCTGGCACCCCAGAGAAAATCCTAGAACTCCTGTTAGAGGCTATGAGACCGGATTCCAGTGCTCATGATCCAACAG AGACGTTCCTCAGTGACTTCCTGCTGACCCACAGTGTCTTCATGCCCAGCACCCAGCTCTTCACCGCCCTCCTGCACCA CTTCCATGTGGAGCCGGCAGACCCTGCTGGAGGTAGCGAGCAGGAACGCAGCACCTACATCTGCAACAAGAGGCAGCAGATCCTGCGGCTGGTCGGCCGGTGGGTGGCCCTGTACAGCCCCATGCTCCACTCAGATCCCGTGGCCACCAGCTTCCTCCAG AAACTCTCAGACCTGGTGAGCAGAGACGCCCGGCTTAGCAACTCGCTGAGGGAACATTATCCAGAGAGACGGCGACACCACAG GCTGGAGAACGGCTGTGGGAATGTATCTCCTCAGACCAAG GCCCGGAATGCACCTGTTTGGCTCCCTAACCTGGAGGAACCCCTCCCAAGCAGCGCTGGTGCCATCAGAGTTGGGGACAAAG tcCCCTACGACATCTGCAGACCTGACCACTCGGTGCTGACCCTGCACCTGCCAGTGACGGCTTCCGTGAGAGAAGTGATGGCAGCTTTGGCCCATGAGGACCACTGGACCAAGGGGCAGGCGCTGGTGAAGGTCAATTCTGCGGGTG ATGTCGTTGGCTTGCAGCCAGATGCCCGCGGTGTGGCCACATCCCTGGGGCTCAACGAGCGGCTCTTTGTTGTCGACCCACAGGAAGTGCATGAGCTG ACCCCACACCCTGAGCAGCTGGGGCCCACTCTGGGTTCTTCTGAGATGTTGGACCTCGTGAGTGCCAAGGACCTGGCAGGCCAGCTGACCGACCATGACTGGAACCTCTTCAACAGGATCCACCAG GTGGAGCTGATCCATTATGTACTGGGCCCCCAGCACCTGCGGGATGTCACCACCGCAAACCTGGAGCGTTTCATGCGCCGCTTCAATGAGCTGCAGTACTGGGTGGCCACGgagctctgtctctgtcctgttCCTGGGCCCCGGGCTCAGTTACTCCGGAAGTTCATCAAGCTGGCAGCCCA CCTCAAGGAGCAGAAGAATCTCAACTCTTTCTTTGCCGTCATGTTTGGCCTCAGCAACTCGGCCATCAGTCGCCTGGCCCATACCTGGGAG CGTCTGCCCCATAAAGTACGGAAGCTGTACTCGGCCCTGGAAAGGTTGCTG GACCCTTCCTGGAACCACCGAGTGTACCGATTGGCTCTCACTAAGCTTTCCCCTCCTGTCATCCCCTTCATGCCCCTACTACTCAAAG ACATGACCTTCATCCATGAGGGAAACCACACACTGGTAGAGAAGAACCTCATCAACTTTGAGAAGATG AGGATGATGGCCAGAGCAGTGCGGATGCTCCATCACTGCCGAAGCCACAGCACCG caCCTCTATCACCCCTCAGAAGCAGAGTTTCCCACATCCacgaggacagccagggatcaaggatctccacgt GTTCTGAGCAGTCCCTGAGCACCCGGAGTCCAGCCAGCACTTGGGCTTACGTCCAGCAGCTGAAGGTCATTGACAACCAGCGGGAACTGTCCCGCCTCTCCCGGGAGCTGGAACCATGA
- the Rapgef3 gene encoding rap guanine nucleotide exchange factor 3 isoform X1 has translation MKVSWPGENHWQVGPAVVESPAVGAPQVGGLPDVVPEGTLLNMVLKRMHRPRCCSYQLVFEHRRPSCIQGLRWTPLTNSEGSLDFRVSLEQATTEHVHKAGKLLHHHLLATYPTLIRDRKYHLRLYRQCCSGRELVDGILALGLGVHSRSQAVGICQVLLDEGALCHVKHDWTFQDRDAQFYRFPGPEPEPAGTHDVEEELVEAMALLSQRGPDALLSVALRKPPGQRTDEELDLIFEELLHIKAVAHLSNSVKRELAAVLLFEPHSKAGTVLFSQGDKGTSWYIIWKGSVNVVTHGKGLVTTLHEGDDFGQLALVNDAPRAATIILRENNCHFLRVDKQDFNRIIKDVEAKTMRLEEHGKVVLVLERTSQGSGPSRPPTPGRNRYTVMSGTPEKILELLLEAMRPDSSAHDPTETFLSDFLLTHSVFMPSTQLFTALLHHFHVEPADPAGGSEQERSTYICNKRQQILRLVGRWVALYSPMLHSDPVATSFLQKLSDLVSRDARLSNSLREHYPERRRHHRLENGCGNVSPQTKARNAPVWLPNLEEPLPSSAGAIRVGDKVPYDICRPDHSVLTLHLPVTASVREVMAALAHEDHWTKGQALVKVNSAGDVVGLQPDARGVATSLGLNERLFVVDPQEVHELTPHPEQLGPTLGSSEMLDLVSAKDLAGQLTDHDWNLFNRIHQVELIHYVLGPQHLRDVTTANLERFMRRFNELQYWVATELCLCPVPGPRAQLLRKFIKLAAHLKEQKNLNSFFAVMFGLSNSAISRLAHTWERLPHKVRKLYSALERLLDPSWNHRVYRLALTKLSPPVIPFMPLLLKDMTFIHEGNHTLVEKNLINFEKMRMMARAVRMLHHCRSHSTAPLSPLRSRVSHIHEDSQGSRISTCSEQSLSTRSPASTWAYVQQLKVIDNQRELSRLSRELEP, from the exons GCCACCACAGAGCATGTGCACAAGGCAGGGAAGCTCTTACATCATCATCTCTTGGCCACGTACCCTACCCTCATCCGAGACAGAAAATACCATCTGCGACTCTATCG GCAGTGCTGCTCTGGCCGGGAGCTTGTAGATGGGATCTTGGCTCTAGGGCTTGGAGTTCACTCACGGAGCCAAGCCGTGGGCATCTGCCAGGTGTTGCTGGATGAGGGTGCCCTTTGCCATG TAAAACATGACTGGACCTTCCAGGACCGAGATGCCCAATTCTACAGGTTTCCTGGACCGGAGCCCGAGCCTGCAGGAACTCACGACGTGGAAGAGGAGCTTGTTGAAGCGATGGCCCTCCTGTCGCAGCGAGGGCCTGATGCCCTACTCTCTGTGGCACTCCGGAAGCC CCCAGGTCAGCGTACGGATGAAGAACTGGACCTCATCTTCGAGGAGCTATTGCATATCAAGGCGGTGGCCCACCTTTCTAACTCA GTGAAGCGGGAACTAGCTGCTGTTTTGCTCTTTGAGCCGCACAGCAAGGCAGGGACTGTGT TGTTCAGCCAGGGGGACAAGGGTACCTCGTGGTACATTATCTGGAAGGGATCTGTCAATGTGGTGACCCATGGCAAG GGGCTGGTGACCACCTTGCATGAGGGAGATGACTTTGGACAGCTGGCTCTGGTGAACGATGCACCTCGGGCAGCCACCATCATCCTTCGAGAAAATAATTGTCATTTTCTGCGTGTGGACAAGCAGGACTTCAACCGCATCATCAAG GATGTGGAAGCAAAAACCATGAGACTGGAAGAACACGGCAAAGTGGTGCTGGTTCTGGAGAGAACCTCTCAGGGTTCTGGCCCTTCCCGCCCCCCGACCCCAGGCAGGAACCG GTATACGGTGATGTCTGGCACCCCAGAGAAAATCCTAGAACTCCTGTTAGAGGCTATGAGACCGGATTCCAGTGCTCATGATCCAACAG AGACGTTCCTCAGTGACTTCCTGCTGACCCACAGTGTCTTCATGCCCAGCACCCAGCTCTTCACCGCCCTCCTGCACCA CTTCCATGTGGAGCCGGCAGACCCTGCTGGAGGTAGCGAGCAGGAACGCAGCACCTACATCTGCAACAAGAGGCAGCAGATCCTGCGGCTGGTCGGCCGGTGGGTGGCCCTGTACAGCCCCATGCTCCACTCAGATCCCGTGGCCACCAGCTTCCTCCAG AAACTCTCAGACCTGGTGAGCAGAGACGCCCGGCTTAGCAACTCGCTGAGGGAACATTATCCAGAGAGACGGCGACACCACAG GCTGGAGAACGGCTGTGGGAATGTATCTCCTCAGACCAAG GCCCGGAATGCACCTGTTTGGCTCCCTAACCTGGAGGAACCCCTCCCAAGCAGCGCTGGTGCCATCAGAGTTGGGGACAAAG tcCCCTACGACATCTGCAGACCTGACCACTCGGTGCTGACCCTGCACCTGCCAGTGACGGCTTCCGTGAGAGAAGTGATGGCAGCTTTGGCCCATGAGGACCACTGGACCAAGGGGCAGGCGCTGGTGAAGGTCAATTCTGCGGGTG ATGTCGTTGGCTTGCAGCCAGATGCCCGCGGTGTGGCCACATCCCTGGGGCTCAACGAGCGGCTCTTTGTTGTCGACCCACAGGAAGTGCATGAGCTG ACCCCACACCCTGAGCAGCTGGGGCCCACTCTGGGTTCTTCTGAGATGTTGGACCTCGTGAGTGCCAAGGACCTGGCAGGCCAGCTGACCGACCATGACTGGAACCTCTTCAACAGGATCCACCAG GTGGAGCTGATCCATTATGTACTGGGCCCCCAGCACCTGCGGGATGTCACCACCGCAAACCTGGAGCGTTTCATGCGCCGCTTCAATGAGCTGCAGTACTGGGTGGCCACGgagctctgtctctgtcctgttCCTGGGCCCCGGGCTCAGTTACTCCGGAAGTTCATCAAGCTGGCAGCCCA CCTCAAGGAGCAGAAGAATCTCAACTCTTTCTTTGCCGTCATGTTTGGCCTCAGCAACTCGGCCATCAGTCGCCTGGCCCATACCTGGGAG CGTCTGCCCCATAAAGTACGGAAGCTGTACTCGGCCCTGGAAAGGTTGCTG GACCCTTCCTGGAACCACCGAGTGTACCGATTGGCTCTCACTAAGCTTTCCCCTCCTGTCATCCCCTTCATGCCCCTACTACTCAAAG ACATGACCTTCATCCATGAGGGAAACCACACACTGGTAGAGAAGAACCTCATCAACTTTGAGAAGATG AGGATGATGGCCAGAGCAGTGCGGATGCTCCATCACTGCCGAAGCCACAGCACCG caCCTCTATCACCCCTCAGAAGCAGAGTTTCCCACATCCacgaggacagccagggatcaaggatctccacgt GTTCTGAGCAGTCCCTGAGCACCCGGAGTCCAGCCAGCACTTGGGCTTACGTCCAGCAGCTGAAGGTCATTGACAACCAGCGGGAACTGTCCCGCCTCTCCCGGGAGCTGGAACCATGA